DNA sequence from the Sinorhizobium alkalisoli genome:
CGGCATCGTCGCCTTCCCAAAAGACGGCGCTGCCTGCGTCGAACCTTTCCAGCGGTTGCCGGTCGAACAGGGACGACAGGCTCGGCTGTGAAAGCGTAACGGGTGCTTCGCGAGCACTCTGGACGGCAACGACTTGAAGGCTCATGACATCCTCCTGTGGATTTGATGGGAGGAGTTTGCGCAGTGGCCGGTGACCGTGCGACGACTGGCGTGTTACACTTGGATCGATATTGTAACAATTTGTAACTGCGCGATTCCGTGAACAGGAGCGGTACGAGGAGCATGGCCAATTCACAGAAGGCGCCGGAGCATATTCTCGTCGTCGACGACGATCCGAGAATTCGGCAGATGCTCGCGCGCTACTTCGAGGACGAAGGCTACCGCGTCAGCCTGGCCGGTGACGGCAGGGAGATGCGCGATAGCCTGGAAACCCAGGCAATCGACATCATCCTGCTCGATCTCGTCCTGCCGGGTGAGGACGGGCTGGCTTTGGCGCGTGACATAAGGGCACGCTCGGACATTCCGATCATCATGCTGACCGGGCGCAACGACGTGGTCGACCGGATCGTCGGCCTGGAGATCGGCGCCGACGACTACATCGCGAAACCGTTTCACCTTCGCGAAGTGCTGGCAAGACTGAGAAGTGCGCTCAGGCGCCGGCAACCGCCGGCGGCGTCGGTCCGCAACGAAACGCAATCGGAAATCTACAGTTTCGAGGGATGGCATCTCGACGTGGGGCGTAGGCAGTTGCTGTCCGACGAGGGCAAAGAAATTCTTCTGACCACGGGCGAATTCGATATGCTCTGCGTGCTGGTGAAGCATGCCGGCCGCGTTCTCCAGCGCGAGCGGCTGATGGATCTCACCCGGGGCCGGAACCTGGAGGCCTTCGACCGGACCATCGATGCGCAGATCGCAAGACTGCGCCGCAAGATCGAACTGGATCCCAGCAACCCGGCGCTCATCAAGTCGGTCAGGGGCGTCGGCTACGTCTTCAGCGCAAGGATCAGCAGGCAAGACGCGTAAGCGTTTGCGCGGCGGTTTCCAACAGGGCTTCACTGTACGGGAATAAGCATGCCACGACCCGGCCGCAGACATTCCCCGCGGGGGTCCGGCCAGCTGGCGGGATCCGTCCTGGCAATGCGAATGAAACGGCACCGCCGATTGCGTGCCACCGTCCTCAAATATTCGAGAAGCGCGTCGGAAACCCCCGGCGTGTCTCCGGCACTGATGACGAGAAAGACGGGCACGTCGAGAAGCTGCCCGTACAAATGGTCATGCATCGCGCGGGCAATGCCGAGGCCCGGGATGTGGCCGCGGGGATTCTCCACCGTTACTATCTCCGCTGTATAAAGCGAAATGTGCTGCCGGGCGAACGCCGCCCCGCAGAATTCGCGCCATTCGGTCAGATCGACTTCGTAGCCGCTGGCCTCTACGAGGAGATAGGCGCGATCGACCTGATGGCGCTGAATTGGACCGACCGAATAGGCCCTGGCCATTCTCGCTCCTCCGCATTTTTCCGCTGGGCATCAAGGTCCGGCCTGGATGTCGGGACGTCATTGATGTTCGTCAAACTGCGGCACCGCCCGACGAGTTTGACGGGCATCAAGGTGAGTCAGTGTGAACTGCCGTTCAATGCAGGTTCGCCGAAAGGGAGCGTGCCATGCCCATCGATCTTCGCGGCCGCAGCGTGTTGACGCTTCAGGAGTTCACGCCGGACGAGCTTCGATTTCTGCTGCGGCTTGCTGCCGATCTCAAGACGGAGAAGAGAAGCGGCAGAGAGATCCCGCGGCTGAGCCGCAGGAACATCGCCCTTATCTTCGAAAAGGAGTCGACGCGTACCCGCACCGGCTTCGAAGTGGCTGCCCATGACCAGGGCGCTCATGTCACCTATTGGGGTCCTTCCGGCAGCCACCTGGGCCGCAGGGAATCGATCAGGGATACGGCCCGCGTGCTCGGAAGACTCTACGACGCGATCGAATATCGCGGTCGCTCGCAAGACGCGGTCGACGAACTGGCGGCGCATGCGGGTGTGCCGGTCTATAACGGCCTGACTGACGAATCACACCCGACGCATGCGCTCGGCGATTTCCTGACCATGCAGGAGTTCAGTGAAAAGCCGCTCTCGCAAGTGGTGGTGGCTTACCTCGGCGATGGTCGCGGCAATGTCGCGCGATCGCTGGCGATCGGTGCCGCCAAGCTCGGAGTGGACCTGCGCATCGTCTCGCCGCCGATCTTCTGGCCCGCCAAATCCTTCATAGTGCAGGTGACGTCGGAGGCGCGAGCGCATGGTGGCCGGTTCACGGTGCTGGAGCACGTCGGGGCGGGCGTTCTGGGCGCCGACTTCATCTACACCGCGCCGTGGCTCGGTGAAGAGGAGACGGGCTGGGCCGAGCGTATCAGGCTGCTCGCGCCATTCGGCGTCAGGGCGAACGTAATGGAGGCTACCGAGAATCCCCACACGAAGTTCATGCACTGTTTACCCGCCTGCCACGACCGCAATAGCGAAGTGGGGGCGCGGATTGCCAAGCAATTCGGCATTGAGTGCATGGAGGTGTCGGACGCCGTCTTCCAATCGAAAGCCTCGATCGTTTTCGACCAGGCGGAAAACCGTATGCATACGATCAAGTCGATCCTCATCGCAACGATCGCGGGCTGAATCCCTGCGTCGGCGCTGCGCTTCTGCAAGTTCCAATATCTCGCACTCAAAGGTCGCTGTAGGTCGATCGCACAAGATTTGATGCGTATCAAGTCGTCTGCCGCGCAGGCGTGCATTCTTTCGAAAAGGCCGCCTCGCGAAAGGATTCGTATCAATGCCCGCTGAACCGATCATCCGCTTTCATGGCGCTGCCGGAACCGTCACGGGCTCCTGCCAGCTCTTGGAATTCGGGCCCGCAAGAATTCTCGTCGACTGCGGGCTCTTCCAGGGGGCGAAGACGGAAAAGGAGCTGAACTATCGCTCGTTCCCCTTCGATCCCTCAAAAATCGATGCCGTCATCCTGACGCATGCGCATATCGATCATTCCGGCCTGCTCCCGAAGCTCGTCAAGCTCGGCTATGACGGCCCGATCTTCGCAACGCCCGCGACGCGGGACCTGTGTACGGTCATGCTGCCCGATTCCGCACATATCCAGGAAAGTGAGGTCGACCAGCGTAATCGCCGCAGCCTGCGCCGGGGGCGCGATGCGGTGACGCCCATCTACGCCGCGCACGACGCCGCGATCGCCATCACCCTGTTCCGTCCAGTGCCGCTCGGGGCGTGGCAGGAGGCCGCGGCGGGAATCCGGTTCCGCTTCTGGAATGCCGGGCATCTGCTTGGCTCGGCTTCCGTAGAAATGGAGGTCGGCGCGGCGCCTTCGCCGTTGCGGCTGCTCTTTTCAGGAGACATCGGTCCGCGTCATAAGCTGCTTCAGTTCGACGCCACGGCGCCAAGCGGTTGGCACTATGTCGTCTGCGAGAGCACCTATGGTGACGTCGCGCGTGAGCAGGCGTCGGATGCGACGAGGCGAAACATTCTGCGCGCCGAGGTCATGGCGGCGACCCATCCCAATGGTGCGCTGATCATCCCGTCCTTTGCCGTGGAGCGCACACAGGAGCTTCTGACCGATCTCGTCCATCTCATGGACACAGGCGCGATCACGAGATGCCCGATCATCATCGATTCACCGCTCGCGACTCAGGCAAGCGAAATCTTCCGGAGGCATGCGCGCGAGCTGGAGAACGGCGACGCGCTTGTCCGGGCCATCGAGGCCCGGAACGTGCGTTTTACCGAAACGGTCGAACAGTCGAAGGCGCTCGACCTCATGCGGGGCTTTCACATCGTCATCGCCGCAAGCGGCATGTGCGAGGCCGGCCGCATACGCCATAGGCTGAAGAACTGGCTGTGGCGGGACGAGGGCACCGTGCTGTTGGTCGGCTACCAGGCGGCCGGGACGCTCGGCCGTTTTCTCGAAGACGGAGCCTCCGTGGTTCGCATCCAGGGAGACGACATTCGGGTGCGGGCCCGCATCCGAACGCTCGACATCTACAGCGGCCATGCCGACGGGGTGGAACTCGCCGACTGGGTGCGGGCCCGGCAACCCATTCGCGGCGGCGTCTTTCTGGTCCACGGCGAGGAGGATGCGCTCGAAGCGCTCCGGCAGCGTCTATCCAAGTTCCTGCCGGAAGTGCGGCTGATCCGGCCTCGTCTCGATGCGGCGTTCCGCCTGGGTGCAGAAGGGTTGGTTGAAATATCTGACGCCACTCCTCCCCGCATCGATCCGTATCGGGCGGGTCACACAGATTGGCACAACGACTTCCAATCGCTTGTCCTCGATCTTCAGGACGAACTGGCGAAGGCCGCCGACGACAAGGCGCGCGGCGTGGTGCTGCGCAGATTGCGGCGGGCGCTGATGGAGGAGGCATAAGGCGGCCCAAGGTACAGGCTTCTCAGCGCGCGACGACGGAGACGCCGGCCTCGATGCGGTCGCTTGGATAGAGGATGACCCTCTCGCCCTGCTGCAGCCCCTCGCGAATTTCCACCGAAAGGCTGTTTCTGTGGCCGATTTCGACAGGCCGCAGTTCAGCCCGCTGTCCCTCTACGACGAACACGGCCCAGTCTTCTCCTCGCCGAAACAGGGCTCCCAGCGGCAGCTGGAGCACGTTGCCTTCGAAAAGTATAACCTGGACGTCGACGCGATAGCCGTGACCGAGCGGACTCCAGCTTTCCGGCGGGCCGGCAAAGTCGAGTATCACATCCACGCGCTGTTCTTCGATGCCGAGCGCCGATATCTCGGTCTCGGCAAAGGGCTCGATACGCCGCACGGTCGCCTGTAGATCCGGACCGCCCCATCCGGTGACGACGGCGTGTTGTCCGGGCTTGATCTTGACTGCGTCCTCCGAAAGCATGTTGACGACGATTTCCAGATCCCTGGGATCACCGATCTCTATCAAGGGCGTACCGGCATCGATGACGCCTTCGCTGCGGCGCATGACCCGCAGCACGACGCCGTCGACCGGGGCCGTCAGCGGGACGCATTCGCAGGCTTCGCTGCGGCTCCTGATCTCCTGACGGGAGAGGAGGCGAGACTGGGCCTGCTGAAGTTCGTGGCGCCTGACGTTGATTGCCGCTTCGGCCGTCTCGAGATTGGCTTGCGCAACACTGAACGCGCGCTCGGCGTCATCCAGCGCCCGCTGCGAGATGGTGTTGCGCTGGATCAACTGACGGGCGCGGGCGCGGTCGCTCTCCGCAAAGGTCAGGTCGGCCTTGGCCTTGTTGAGTTCGGCCTCAGCGAGATTATAGGCTGCTCGGGCCGCTTCGACGGCCGCCTGATGCTCCGCTTCCGTCCGCGCATCGAGGAAAGCGGGCGCGGCCGGCTCAATCTGCGCCAATTGCGTCTTCCCGGCTTCGACGACATCGCCCGCGTCCACCGTGATCCGGTGCAACTGGCCGCGCAGCGGGGCGTGCAGTGTGTAGACGTCGCGTACTCGCGTTTCTCCTTCCTCGTCTATCGTCACGCGCAGCATACCGGTTGCGGCAGTCGCGAGGTCAACCGGGATCGGCTGCGGCCTCAATGCGTAGGCGATGGCGGCTGCCAGCACGCCCAGCAAGCTACCCCAGATCACCAACCTGCGTCTTGCCACGCTCAAAGACTACTCCCTCGTTTTCAGCACCGCTATCAGGTCCAGGCGGTCGAGCCGGCGGCGCACGATAGCGGCGCAGGTCAGCGCGGCCGCGAGCGCGATCAGAGCGGCCTTGCCATAGGTGGCGTCACGAAGCACGAGCGGAACGCGATAAAGTTCCGTCTCGAAGGCGCTCGTCATGTACCATGCCAGACTGAAGCCGATGACACCGCCGAGCGGGATGGATATCCAGGTCAGGATGCCGACCTCGCCAAGAAGAATGTAGGAAATCTCCCAGCGGCTGAAGCCAAGAACGCGGAGCGTCGCAAGCTCTCGCGCCCGCTCGGAAAGTGCGATGCGGATCGAATTATAGGTGACGCCGACGGAGAGCGTCAGCGAAAAGGCGACGAAGAAGCCGATGAAGATGAAGATGGTTTCGCCCATGGTCTTGTAGAAGGTGTCGATGGCGGCCTGCCGGAAGAGAACCGCCGCGACATTGGGGATATCCTTCAGCCGCGTCAGCAGGGCCGCGCGGTCTGGCGCATCGACACGGATGTGCAGCCCGCTGACGACCCGACCGTCACCGGCCAGCCGGTTGAGTGCGGCCATGTCCATATACACGGGCGTGCCGATATAGGTATCGAAAATCTGCACCACCGGCAGGTTCACGCGCCGCTGATGCCCTTGCAGCATTTCAACGGCGACGGTGTCGCCGGTTTCGACCTCGAGGAGTTCGGCAAGCTTGCGCGAGAAAATGAGCCCATCGGGCGGGATCTCGATGCGGCCGCGCTCGTTGTCGAAAACCGGGCTCAGGATGGCGCCCTGCGGCACGCCGATAATGCCTTGTCGTTCGATGAGGTGCCCGTGAGCGATGCGCGTCGAAACATACCGGTAAGGCTCTGCAGCCAGCACTCCGGGCAGGTCCTCGAAGCCCCTGACCGTGTCGATCGGCTGCAGGTCGCTAAAGGCTACGGATGCGTCCTGATGCTGCCCGCGTTCGAAGACGGTTTCGACGAGGGAGTCGATGGCGTCCACCCATTGCAGCGCCATGATCAACACGGAGATGGACATGGCGAGGCCGAGGCTTGCCAGGAATGCCCGCACCGGCCAGCGGATGATGCGCCGCAGGATCATCCGCGACGGTTCGTCCAAGGCACCCGCCAGCGCAGTTCGCGAGGCCCAGCTGCGCCGATAGATCGGCGGGGAGGGTGGCAGCATTGCCTCTGCCGGCGGCAGGCGCACGGCGCGACGCACAGCGAAAAGGCTGCCTGCCAGCGCGGCGGCAAGGCTGATCGCACCGGCGATCACGAAACCGTCGGGGCCTGGCCGATAGAGAAGGAAGGGAAAGCGGTAGAACTGCGTATAGAGCTCGGTATTCCAATGGCCGAGCCAGGCGCCGAGCATGGAGCCGATCAGGATGCCGAGCGCTCCGATGGCGAGGACCATCTTGGCGAAATGCCAGCCAATCGCCAGATTGCCGTAGCCGAAGGCCTTCAGGAGACCGATTTCCCGGCGTTCGGTCTCGATCAGACGTGCCATCACCATGTTCGTCAGGAAGGCAGCGACCGCAAGGAAGATGGTCGGCATGATCTTCGACATGTTCTTCTGTTGAGCGATCTCGCTCTGGAGGAACCAGTTCGAAGTCTGGTCGGCACGGTCGTAAGCTCCGGTGCCGCCGAAGGGAGCCAACAGGTTGTCGAGACGCCGGATGACGTCCCTGGGGTCCGCGCCCGGCAGAAGGCTCACGGTCACGCTGTTGAACGCAGATTGGAGGTCGAAGGCGGCCGCCAGCGCATCTCTCCCCATCCATAAAACGCCGAAACGCTCGTCGTCCGGCATGAGCCCTCCCGGGGCGATGGCGTAGACGAATTCCGGGCTCAGCGCAGTCCCGACCACCTGGAGCCTGCGTTTGTTTCCTCTGAGGATCGCGTCGAAAGTGTCGCCGGGCTTTAATCCATGCGCATCGGCGAAGGGCTCGCTGACGACCACCTCGTCCGACCGGTTCGGGTCGACCAGACGTCCGGAGCGGATCACCAGCGCGTTCAGGAGCTGCGGCCCGCGTTCGGGGAGCGAAATCAGTTGGGCGACGACCGGCTCGGAATAGCCGGGCATGTCGAGGATGGCGCCATCGACGATACGCGTTTCGGCCAGCCGCACGCCTGGCATTTCGGCGATATCGCGTCCGAGATACTCGGGAGCGCGTTTCGCCCGGGCGAAGACGTCGGCGAAGCGGGTCCGCTCGTAATAGGCGGTGGTGGTCTCTTCGAGCGCTTCAATGGTGGTCAGCGCCATGATGAGCAACGCCGTGCCTGAAGCGATCACCAGAGCGATCGCCACGACCTGAGCCTTTAACTGCCAAAGGCCACGGAGGAGTTTTCGGTCGAGACTGCTCATGATGCTACCAGGAGAGTTCGGCTGGCGCGCGCTGAACGGTGTTTCGCCGCGTCTCGACGATGCGCCCGTCCGCGAAGTAGAGCACGCGATTGGCAATCTCCGCAATCACAGCATTGTGGGTGATGAGCGCGGTGGTTGTTCCGAGCTCCCGATTGATCCTGAGTATCGCATCGAGCACGAGAATTCCCGTCTTGCTGTCGAGAGCGCCCGTGGGCTCGTCGCAAAGCAGCAGGTCGGGTCGCTTGGCGATGGCGCGGGCGATGGCGACCCGTTGCTGCTCGCCGCCGGAGAGCTGTGCGGGAAAATGATCCATCCGGTCGGAGAGGCCGACCATGGCCAGCGCGTCGCCAGGAGGCATCGGATCTCTGGCGATCTCGGTCACCAGCGAGACATTTTCGCGCGCGGTCAGGCTCGGAATTAGATTGTAGAACTGGAAGACGAAACCGACATGGTTGCGCCGGTAGAGATTCATCGCGCGCTCGCTGCCGAGCGAGAGCACGCGGTCGCGGAACATGACCGTACCGCTGGTCGGCGTATCGAGACCGCCGAGAATGTTGAGGAGGGTCGATTTGCCGCTTCCTGACGGTCCCAGCAGTACCACCAGCTCGCTTTCGCGGAGCTTGACGTCGACGCCCCGCAATGCATGGACCTCCACCGCTCCCATGCGATAGATCTTGATGAGATCGCGCGCCTCAAGGGCCAAGGCCGATGTCTCGTTTTCCACCGGTTCTCCCTGTGTGACAAGGCGTTGCGACGACTGCATGTCTCGATAAATCGTTCAAGGACAAAGACGTGCAGCAATTCAAAGTGCTACGGTGACAGCCTTTGCACGTCTATTGGACGTGCGGAGCTGTAATGCGCGAAATTGCTTCCGGGCGTCTTGCAGGGAGATAGCGCTCTATCTCCGAAATGGGAGATATGACAGAATTCTTTGGTTCCTCCGGCGTTCACCGCGCCATCAAGACGGGGAGCTTCGTTTTGTCGAGCATCGATCGGGTTACGCCGCCGAAGATGAATTCACGCATTCGGGAGTGGCCGTAGGCGCCCATCACGATGATATCGGCGGACACGTCGACCGCGTGTTGCTGGAGAACCTGCGCCACGGACTTTCCGCCGCTCGGCAATGTATCGACCGTCACCTTGATACCGTGCCGGGCGAGATAGGTGGCGACATCCGCACCGGGTTCATCGCCGCTCCCCCTGAGCGATGCCGTCGGATCGACCATCGTGACGCGAACGGAATCGGCTTTTGTCATCATCTCCAGCGCTTCCCGCGCGGCGCGCGCGGACTGCGCCCGCGAATCCCACGCCAGCAGCACGGTCTTCGGCTGCAGCGTCGGTTCTGTGTCAGGCGGAATCAACAAGAGCGGGCGACCGGACTGGAGCAGCCCGCCGCCTATAACCTGTCGCTTCAAATCGGGATCGGCAAAGGCATTCGGGCCAACCAGGAGGAGATCGCAGTAGATCGAGCGTTCGCCAATGTCGTAGTCCGCGGCAGCCACTTCCGAATAGACGCTGTCGACGTCGTAGGAGATCTCACGTCGGCCGAGCAGTTGGCGTGCCCGCTCGACGCTTTCCTTGAGCGCCTGCACACTTCGATCTCGTTGTTCCACCCATCCCGGGGTCATGGTCGGATAACGCCCCATCGGCTCCGGCGCCCAGGAAGCGACGAGAATGCTCAGGTGCGCGTCTGCCTGAGCGCACAGATCGGCGGCAATCCGAACGTCCTCGTCGCCGTGCGAGGCGCCGACGACAGCGAGTATCGTCCTGACAGACATGAGTTCGCTCCTCCTTCAGGCGGCGGCGAGACGCGTCTGCGAGACTGTGTCTCGCCGCCGGAAACGTGACTGTTGCACGACAGCGCCGCACGTCCTTTCAGACGCGTAACGGTCGCTGTAACCCTTTGCGCTAGGCGGCCTTCACCGCGACCTTGCGCTCCTTCTTTTGCGCGTCCTCGGTTTTCGGCAGGGTGATTGTCAGCACCCCCTTTGCGAAGGCTGCCTCAATCTTGTCGGCGTCGACGCCCTCTGGCACTTGGAAGGTGCGCTGAAACGATCCATAACGGCGCTCGGAAAGGAAGTACTCCTTGCCCTTCTCTTCCTTCGTCTCCTGCTTCTCACCCTTGATCGTGAGGCTCCTGTTCGAGATCTTTACCTCGATGTCCTTCTCCTCGATGCCGGGCAATTCGGCGGTGATCTCGTAAGCCTTCTCCGTCTCCGCGACGTCGACAGCCGGGGCCATAGCCCATTCCGATATGCGCGGCATCCGCTGCATCAGCGCGGACCCGAAGGGGCGGCGCCAGAGCGACGGGGCGAACTCGTCGAACAGGCGGTCGATTTCGGAGCGAAGGCTTTCAAATGGAACCCAGGATTCTGCGCCTCGCTTGACTGCTTTCTCTTCCGTCTTGACGGGGAGTTTCGTTGCTTTCTCAGCCATGACTGGTCCTCCATGGAGTGTTGGTTTCGGCCGCGGTTCCGATGAGAACGCCAAGCCAGACTGGCCACGGCGCCATGCGTTCCACGCCTGCCAGCTAGGGCGATTTAAACGCCGTCCGTGGCTTGGCTCATTGATCGGCGTCAAACCCCGCATGGATGCTCGCCTTTGGCCCACCCGGCTGACAGCCGGTGTCGCCCCCTGAGAGATACCTTCACTTTGATGGGCATCAACGTCGCACCTGCCCAGCCGGACTAAGGTGTTATCGGTCAACTGCGGGAGAGACCGATGGGCGCTGCAATCATTTGGTTCGAGAATGTGCAACGACACGACGTCGCCAAGGTCGGCGGCAAGAACGCCTCCCTCGGAGAGATGATTACCGCCTTGTCTTCGCGCGGCATAGAGGTGCCGACGGGCTTTGCGACGACTGCCGAGGCCTATTGGCGCTTCATCGATGCAAACGGCCTGCGGGAGCCAATCGTCGCCTGGCTACAAGATTGGGAAAGCGGCAAGGCGTCGCTTGCCGAAACGGGTGCTGCGATCCGCAAGGCCATCGTTGGCGGGCGCTGGCCCATCGACATCGAAAAGGAGATCATCGCCGCCTACCGCGAACTCTCGCGAAAGCTCGACTTCGGGGACGCTTCTGTTGCTGTTCGTTCGAGCGCTACTGCGGAGGATCTCCCGACGGCAAGCTTTGCCGGGCAGCAGGAGAGCTTTCTGAACGTCGTCGGCGAGGAGGCCCTGATGGACGGCTGCCGGCGCTGCTTCGCTTCGCTCTTTACCGATCGCGCCATCAGCTACCGCAAGACGAACGGCTTCGACCACATGAAAGTTGCTTTGTCCGTGGGCGTCCAGCAGATGGTTCGTTCCGATCTTGGTGGCGCCGGCGTCATGTTCTCGATCGAGACCGAGACCGGCTTCGACAAGGTCGTGCTGATCAACGCCGCCTGGGGGCTCGGCGAATATGTCGTCAAGGGCGTCGTCGATCCTGACGAATATCGCGTCTTCAAGCCGCTACTCAC
Encoded proteins:
- a CDS encoding response regulator; amino-acid sequence: MANSQKAPEHILVVDDDPRIRQMLARYFEDEGYRVSLAGDGREMRDSLETQAIDIILLDLVLPGEDGLALARDIRARSDIPIIMLTGRNDVVDRIVGLEIGADDYIAKPFHLREVLARLRSALRRRQPPAASVRNETQSEIYSFEGWHLDVGRRQLLSDEGKEILLTTGEFDMLCVLVKHAGRVLQRERLMDLTRGRNLEAFDRTIDAQIARLRRKIELDPSNPALIKSVRGVGYVFSARISRQDA
- a CDS encoding ABC transporter ATP-binding protein, with the translated sequence MENETSALALEARDLIKIYRMGAVEVHALRGVDVKLRESELVVLLGPSGSGKSTLLNILGGLDTPTSGTVMFRDRVLSLGSERAMNLYRRNHVGFVFQFYNLIPSLTARENVSLVTEIARDPMPPGDALAMVGLSDRMDHFPAQLSGGEQQRVAIARAIAKRPDLLLCDEPTGALDSKTGILVLDAILRINRELGTTTALITHNAVIAEIANRVLYFADGRIVETRRNTVQRAPAELSW
- a CDS encoding universal stress protein, translating into MSVRTILAVVGASHGDEDVRIAADLCAQADAHLSILVASWAPEPMGRYPTMTPGWVEQRDRSVQALKESVERARQLLGRREISYDVDSVYSEVAAADYDIGERSIYCDLLLVGPNAFADPDLKRQVIGGGLLQSGRPLLLIPPDTEPTLQPKTVLLAWDSRAQSARAAREALEMMTKADSVRVTMVDPTASLRGSGDEPGADVATYLARHGIKVTVDTLPSGGKSVAQVLQQHAVDVSADIIVMGAYGHSRMREFIFGGVTRSMLDKTKLPVLMAR
- a CDS encoding ABC transporter permease, whose amino-acid sequence is MSSLDRKLLRGLWQLKAQVVAIALVIASGTALLIMALTTIEALEETTTAYYERTRFADVFARAKRAPEYLGRDIAEMPGVRLAETRIVDGAILDMPGYSEPVVAQLISLPERGPQLLNALVIRSGRLVDPNRSDEVVVSEPFADAHGLKPGDTFDAILRGNKRRLQVVGTALSPEFVYAIAPGGLMPDDERFGVLWMGRDALAAAFDLQSAFNSVTVSLLPGADPRDVIRRLDNLLAPFGGTGAYDRADQTSNWFLQSEIAQQKNMSKIMPTIFLAVAAFLTNMVMARLIETERREIGLLKAFGYGNLAIGWHFAKMVLAIGALGILIGSMLGAWLGHWNTELYTQFYRFPFLLYRPGPDGFVIAGAISLAAALAGSLFAVRRAVRLPPAEAMLPPSPPIYRRSWASRTALAGALDEPSRMILRRIIRWPVRAFLASLGLAMSISVLIMALQWVDAIDSLVETVFERGQHQDASVAFSDLQPIDTVRGFEDLPGVLAAEPYRYVSTRIAHGHLIERQGIIGVPQGAILSPVFDNERGRIEIPPDGLIFSRKLAELLEVETGDTVAVEMLQGHQRRVNLPVVQIFDTYIGTPVYMDMAALNRLAGDGRVVSGLHIRVDAPDRAALLTRLKDIPNVAAVLFRQAAIDTFYKTMGETIFIFIGFFVAFSLTLSVGVTYNSIRIALSERARELATLRVLGFSRWEISYILLGEVGILTWISIPLGGVIGFSLAWYMTSAFETELYRVPLVLRDATYGKAALIALAAALTCAAIVRRRLDRLDLIAVLKTRE
- a CDS encoding efflux RND transporter periplasmic adaptor subunit: MSVARRRLVIWGSLLGVLAAAIAYALRPQPIPVDLATAATGMLRVTIDEEGETRVRDVYTLHAPLRGQLHRITVDAGDVVEAGKTQLAQIEPAAPAFLDARTEAEHQAAVEAARAAYNLAEAELNKAKADLTFAESDRARARQLIQRNTISQRALDDAERAFSVAQANLETAEAAINVRRHELQQAQSRLLSRQEIRSRSEACECVPLTAPVDGVVLRVMRRSEGVIDAGTPLIEIGDPRDLEIVVNMLSEDAVKIKPGQHAVVTGWGGPDLQATVRRIEPFAETEISALGIEEQRVDVILDFAGPPESWSPLGHGYRVDVQVILFEGNVLQLPLGALFRRGEDWAVFVVEGQRAELRPVEIGHRNSLSVEIREGLQQGERVILYPSDRIEAGVSVVAR
- a CDS encoding Hsp20/alpha crystallin family protein; this translates as MAEKATKLPVKTEEKAVKRGAESWVPFESLRSEIDRLFDEFAPSLWRRPFGSALMQRMPRISEWAMAPAVDVAETEKAYEITAELPGIEEKDIEVKISNRSLTIKGEKQETKEEKGKEYFLSERRYGSFQRTFQVPEGVDADKIEAAFAKGVLTITLPKTEDAQKKERKVAVKAA
- a CDS encoding MBL fold metallo-hydrolase RNA specificity domain-containing protein, translating into MPAEPIIRFHGAAGTVTGSCQLLEFGPARILVDCGLFQGAKTEKELNYRSFPFDPSKIDAVILTHAHIDHSGLLPKLVKLGYDGPIFATPATRDLCTVMLPDSAHIQESEVDQRNRRSLRRGRDAVTPIYAAHDAAIAITLFRPVPLGAWQEAAAGIRFRFWNAGHLLGSASVEMEVGAAPSPLRLLFSGDIGPRHKLLQFDATAPSGWHYVVCESTYGDVAREQASDATRRNILRAEVMAATHPNGALIIPSFAVERTQELLTDLVHLMDTGAITRCPIIIDSPLATQASEIFRRHARELENGDALVRAIEARNVRFTETVEQSKALDLMRGFHIVIAASGMCEAGRIRHRLKNWLWRDEGTVLLVGYQAAGTLGRFLEDGASVVRIQGDDIRVRARIRTLDIYSGHADGVELADWVRARQPIRGGVFLVHGEEDALEALRQRLSKFLPEVRLIRPRLDAAFRLGAEGLVEISDATPPRIDPYRAGHTDWHNDFQSLVLDLQDELAKAADDKARGVVLRRLRRALMEEA
- the argF gene encoding ornithine carbamoyltransferase, producing the protein MPIDLRGRSVLTLQEFTPDELRFLLRLAADLKTEKRSGREIPRLSRRNIALIFEKESTRTRTGFEVAAHDQGAHVTYWGPSGSHLGRRESIRDTARVLGRLYDAIEYRGRSQDAVDELAAHAGVPVYNGLTDESHPTHALGDFLTMQEFSEKPLSQVVVAYLGDGRGNVARSLAIGAAKLGVDLRIVSPPIFWPAKSFIVQVTSEARAHGGRFTVLEHVGAGVLGADFIYTAPWLGEEETGWAERIRLLAPFGVRANVMEATENPHTKFMHCLPACHDRNSEVGARIAKQFGIECMEVSDAVFQSKASIVFDQAENRMHTIKSILIATIAG